A segment of the Corylus avellana chromosome ca2, CavTom2PMs-1.0 genome:
CAAACTACCTGAGGAAACAAGTGAATCTTACTTGTTTAACAGTAAGTTCGGTTTTGAATTTGttcttttcattataattttccTTGATTGCCTTCTTAAAAATACTCTCAGGCAGTGGAAGACAATCCTTCTTAATACCGAACCGAACCTGAAAAGTGAAAAGTCATCAGCACACAAATTGGACTAGACCGAACTGCTCTTTGTTTCACAAAATATGCTGTTCCGTAAGTCCATTTTTTTCAGGAAACTGCCTGAAAAGGAGCTAAGAAGACAAAGTGCCCCTCTCTACTGACAGGAAGCATGTTTCCAAGTGAGATCGAATGATAACTAATGACGAATTGCAATAACATCCGGTGTTCAGAACCAGATGTGAAGAAAGGACAACAATTAGTATATAATCATGAAAACTATATTTACAGCCAGACTACGGGTTTTGTTTCTTACATTCTTGATCAGTATCTCTGCAATGTAAATTACTAGCACTTCGGGACTGGGGCTTGAGTTGGGGAGCCAATTTCTTTCCTCCAGACTAGGGGTGAGCTAATTCCTAAAAATCCAACTTACCTGACGGGAAATGGACTGACATCAGTTGGTTTACAAACAATCGGTATGTCAACGTTGGTTACCGGGGTTCTGAAAACCAATACCAATGGTGAGTGTTGAGGTTCCAACCAATACCAGCTCAACTGACACCTATTTTATATACCCAGCTTCCTTAATCCCTTTTCTCACCCGCCAACTTCAACTCACTCATCTTTATCCTCCCTAACAACCACTAGACCAGCGTTGTCCTCTTGCACCCAACTCCACCACCACACGTCTTCAACTCAATAGTATCCATGTTGGCTCCTCATTTGCGTTATTGTTGTTGTCGTTGTCAGGGTCGGTCAAGTTATGGAGCAATTAGACGTGGATGGAAATGTTGGTATTCTTGTGGGCGAGAAGGTTGAGGAGGGAGAGAATGGCATTGAGATTGATGGGGTCCAAGTAGATCTCAGGCCTACTGGCAAGGATTTTGAGCTTGGAGTTGGCAAAGGCTGGTTGGAGTACTTGAGGCAAGCTTGAAGGCCAAAATTAAGGGTCAATAGTAAAAAATAAGCCTCTATGTAATGGGCCCAAACAGGTAAAGCAAAATCCAAATAATGGACCAGCCACCAAAGCCAACTAAGGACAGTCGATTTGGCTTGATTCGGTCTCTGAGATTTCAGTTCAAGTTCAGTGGCCAGAGTCCACTAATGCGGCAACCGAcactagggctggcaaaacgagTTAGTGGGTCGGGTTGACCCACCAACCCGATAAGGGCAAACCCGAACCTGGCTgatttagctaaatgggtcaGGCCTTTAAACCTAACAAGACCCGCTTGACCtgtttaataaacgggtcaaccTATTTGACCCATTTATACTTAAATGCAACATGTTTAACCTGTTTGATCTAACCCAATACAAACTGTTTGAACCGATTCAAcatgtatttattatataaaaatatatatataatttcataaatagGTCAAGCGGGTCAACCTGTTTATGCACCGAACCCATTTATGCCTAACCTGAACCCTATAATTTCTTGTCGGGTTCGTGGATCATATCAAAAATTGCTAGCATTAATCGACATTGTTGGTATCCGAATAACAACCGACCCAAAGGGTCCATGCTCACGCCTAGGCTagtcaaagaaagaaaaccacAATAATTAGAGTGGAAGAAATCAGCTACAAGAAAATCTGACCTGAACAGGGAATGCCCCACCAAAAGCTCTTGGCTCAAGCTTCATGCCACCATTAGAGGATGCCTTATATATCCCGTACAGAAGCTTTAGATCAAAGTCATAGAGAAAAATTGTAAGCCCGGGTTTGACATCCATCACAACATCTTTTTTACTTGTTGGAACACCCATTACCCGATAGCGGAAACAATCAGGCTTCGTCTTTGAATTGCACATAAAGATCAAACCACCAagtttttcttccttcttctcaTTGTGGTGGCTCTTTTCCATGCCATCATGCTTTTCTTTGTTGCTTTGATTCTTTAAGCTACTGTCTGACCCACCACGCCTTCTtttgtttctctgtttttgtttgtgCTTTTCCAACTGGATGATCCTCTCATCCTTACACTCTTCATTAATGATATTCTTCTCTGTCTCTTCTTCTCTAGCTTTTAGCTTCTTCACATCTTCTTCATTATTGGTACTTTCTTTGTTGCCCTTAAATACATGCTTATTCTTCTTTCCTTGTTTCcacttcttttcaattttagttTTGGACTTTAATGATTTTGGGGTGTTCTTCCTTGATGAATCTGATCTTGTAGATGCCTCTGCAGGAGTCTCTAATCCCTTCTTATTAGAATTTGGTTTAGTAGACGCCTCTGCAAGAGTCTcagatttgtttttgttatctaATTGTTTCTTCATGTTAGATTCTGGTTCAGTCGATGCCTCCACAGGAATCTCTGCTTCCTTCTTGTTTTGCTCGGGTTCCATATTCCACAAACCGCCCAGGCTGCCCAAGCGAGATGTATCCCTGCAAGGAATTTTGCCAATGAAatggtttttctttgttttcagtTTACCAGAAGCAAACTGGATTAAGTAATTAGGAGAGGAATGaaactgaaacaaaaaacaGACAAAATGGAACCACGGAAGTCACAAGTTTGCagcaaacttttcatttttattatggCTCCATTGGAATTGCACCCAATACCACACTGAAGGTCTATCCTTCCAATTCTGCCATTTTTGGgtaaaactaaaacaaattatTCAGTCATAATAAGATTCTCTTCCCTCAttaataattcaataaatgCCAAAGGGGGAATCATATTTCTATCAAACTAAAATTAGGTACATTGCCATGTCAACTAGTGCCTATCACCtgacttcaaaaaataaaagaaaaaaagaaagaaatatgaaAAGGCTATCAACACAACATCAAATGGGCGAGACTCTAAGTTCAGTCTTTATGTGCCTTATACTCCCAGAACGCTGCATTATGTGCTACTCTATATATCTGTACTGCCAGAACGCCTATAACTACGACTTATGGGGAGAGAGTAAGAGGTATCCCATGACCACCAATTTATGCGCAATCTTGGTATATTATTAGCCTCCTCAATAAAATTAAGGATACTCCTACATATCAATCAAAGTAAGTTGCCATGTTCACATTTTAGCTTCCTCTCATCTATGAAAACACGAGTTCCACAAATTTCCTTCAAGAAAGGAGTAAATCAAAACTACATCCTCCAGAATCACCATTGACCATCTTATTTAAAATATACTTGTCACCTTCTTTAGTCCCCTCCTATGACCAAGAAATGCCACATTCATGGTAAGATATCAAGCATGGAAGGAATCAAGGGCTTCCTGAAATGCCACATTCTAATATGAAAGGGATCAAGCTCCCTGGAATGAGAGTTACAGAGAAGTCAGAAAACAACTGCAAATGCCTATTGGAATATGGAGTTCTTCCTCATTTCAGCAATGATGGAGTTCAGGGATTTCCTCGAAATCTGTTCAGTGAGTAAGTTTTACTGTCATgcaggaaaaatgcaaaaatatatgttaaatgAGAACTTGGAAGGTACAGACAAGGGTGCCAATTGTCACTCCAAGACATCTGATCTCCAAAATTCTACTTGACATCTTCAAAAACGCCTCAGATGCAAAGAAAGCATTGAAATAGGGAAAGGGGAGTGGGAGGGTTATTCACTGTTAATCTATccaagaaattcaaaaaacaaattaaagaaaggaAGTGCACAAGACAGGCCCGCTGTCTCAGCAGGAACATGCCACATTTGCATAGTTGGGGGCAACATCCCAGCAGCCCAaagatcatttatttcatttaatttctttcttttcctcatgCTTTTTAATACCTTTTACAGGAAACCACCAGGAAAGTTAAGGTTGTATCTTTTCTACCAGTAGATACGTTATTTCCCACCATCACTCTTCTGGGCGGGGAAATATAACAATTTCAATAATTTCTAGCCAATAACAATAATTCGAATGAAGTCCAATGCTATTCAATAACAACAGCACACATCTCTGTATATAGTGGGGAAAAATGTGCAGAAAAAAACCTTTTTCCATTACTGCCTTTCTTTTCCTCCCTCTTCTTCttagtttatttaaaaaacccTTTTTCTGGCacacaatataattatttaaataacataTAATGCATCCAGAACTGTCATCTCATCATAAGAATTTCGATAATGTCTAAAGTAACGCATTACTGTTACAGTTATCTCCACTTGCTTCACATGATAATGCCACCACACATCCCCACAGTAAAAAATTTCcaggaaaaccctaaaatccaTCATAAATAATTCCTTTTAAAAACTCACCTCCAACGAACTACACCTATTATGTGAGAAACCATTCATTAACTTAAAACCCATTCTTCTATCATCTAAACAATTCCCGAAATGAACAACACAAAGCCGTGAATAATAATAGATTTGATACCAACGAATCATTCATATCGATAAAGGAACAAATTCAAAAGCCAAAAtgaatttaccttttttttaaaaaaaaagattaaagcATCGACAATTTTAGATGTAGAGAACATCAGCACTCTGCTTGGCTGACcaataaaaacgaaaaaaaaaaaaaatttatccttTCCCGGCTCTTTTTCCCGGAACCAAACAGAACCCGgtaaatttggaaaaataaattaaaaagaaaagaaatcaaaataaccAGTTCAAATTAAAACCctaagagagatagagagagcaCCTGGAGAATCAGAGAGAGAAATCTGAGCGCAACGTTAGAGAGAAATCCAGCAGAGGACACTACAAGAATGAGGTGAGGAACGGTGCTTCGGTGGGGTGGAATGTTGAAATTACGATATTGGCCTCCTCTCTATCGGGTCGAAGAATGGGTTCAAATCTCTTTTTTGGATAGTCCATTTTAAATGAACGTTCCAGGTCTTGCCAACAatgcaaaattgcaaaaagaataaaataaaggtGGCGTAgaggagaggatcctattccgagTGATTAGTTGGTGGTGAATGGTGACGATGGCGTACGACGGTGGTAAAAAGCATTGATTGGTGCTACGACGGTTGTGACGGTTAGTACAAATTTTGCAGTAACTCATTTCTctataacattttattttaaaatttaaaatttaaaatttttgaaatatcatttttattaatcaaaataagtgaaatcaaatcaaataatttataatttatatatttgataaaatatattaCTTTACAATCCATCTTCCAaacaaaacattacaaattttatttcaatttctttatgagatttttttttttttttggaataaattgtAGACATAttataaatgaaatttctttatGAGCTTTTAATCATGCTagaaagaactgaaaaaaagaattcaaaaatgTCCATACAGTTGTGAAATTTTGCAAATTATGAATTCAAAATCAAGCAACATCAcccttgttaattttttttataaaataattgtagcCGACTatataataatgttatttagtgaACAGTTATACGACATCATTCAatcaagttgtatgacagtgaaaatcagctATTGTAATTTTACAAAGGTTGATTTCCACTACAATGTTATTTCATTTATATAACAGTCgtatagcagtctactaaataagATTTCTAAGAGAGAAGTAAGGGCGGGGGGGAGGAGAGGGAGTGGGGGGAGAGGCAGCCATGCACtttcactttccttttctttgatTCTCCCAGAAGATGTCTTGATGATCGCAAACTAGAATTACAGACACCATTTTTTCAAGGGGTTCAAAAGAAAGAGTGATTTAACAACAAAAGCAACAATTCAGTCAAGATAAATTTTGACATCAATCCCATTATCAATGAGGGATTGAACCACTGCCCTGATCTTCCCTTCAAACTTGTCCCTGTCCCTGGGAGTATAGGAAGCAGTGTAAACATCAGCTTCTCTTGCCCTATCAGACAAAATACGACCAACAGCCAAGCACGCAGGTATATCTGATCGGGACCTGAGTACAGCTTTAATGTCTTTAGAGTTGGTACCGGCAACTGCAACCTGCTTGCTCGTCACCCTGTGGGTGAGTGAGGCTGACACAAAGCGCTTTGAGATGAAAACGTCAAGTGTAAATGGCTCCATGTAGGCTACAGTGCGTTGCTTGAATGATACATGCTTGGTTGGATTTTT
Coding sequences within it:
- the LOC132171831 gene encoding uncharacterized protein LOC132171831 isoform X2, which codes for MLKHVLGKVCNKGVNTYGGDKVRPFLYVLTSGFHNGQVHYAPRSFFGVEDFLDDDNSRPYTYQKEKKSKNPTKHVSFKQRTVAYMEPFTLDVFISKRFVSASLTHRVTSKQVAVAGTNSKDIKAVLRSRSDIPACLAVGRILSDRAREADVYTASYTPRDRDKFEGKIRAVVQSLIDNGIDVKIYLD
- the LOC132171831 gene encoding uncharacterized protein LOC132171831 isoform X1; this translates as MHLFPINPRSLGRADSFQSFLFSQGGCVATEIRFLFLLEKGVWLAKKMLKHVLGKVCNKGVNTYGGDKVRPFLYVLTSGFHNGQVHYAPRSFFGVEDFLDDDNSRPYTYQKEKKSKNPTKHVSFKQRTVAYMEPFTLDVFISKRFVSASLTHRVTSKQVAVAGTNSKDIKAVLRSRSDIPACLAVGRILSDRAREADVYTASYTPRDRDKFEGKIRAVVQSLIDNGIDVKIYLD
- the LOC132170299 gene encoding uncharacterized protein LOC132170299 is translated as MEPEQNKKEAEIPVEASTEPESNMKKQLDNKNKSETLAEASTKPNSNKKGLETPAEASTRSDSSRKNTPKSLKSKTKIEKKWKQGKKNKHVFKGNKESTNNEEDVKKLKAREEETEKNIINEECKDERIIQLEKHKQKQRNKRRRGGSDSSLKNQSNKEKHDGMEKSHHNEKKEEKLGGLIFMCNSKTKPDCFRYRVMGVPTSKKDVVMDVKPGLTIFLYDFDLKLLYGIYKASSNGGMKLEPRAFGGAFPVQVRFGIKKDCLPLPESIFKKAIKENYNEKNKFKTELTVKQVRKLTELFRPAEVRSNMLPIHSPQVPRVRDREVHERVRETLPHSHMETLARDPYTKGDSVSYPFLSHERDHQHIAYQDMTTIQREEIPRERYLTEKEYRAFGLQGERINLTPPSHIAPTMETYQRDYEREHLLRQPDHMYRDAISAHRETIHADPLYLNEKEYQTYGLVARQEFPPSAVPVATATSATALGSYTKDPYYAYHYGASSGDPYNPNLRQEVPSGSYPVGRTYPIEMAHLRRTERDQAEGLYSTYAANAPPPYNRTQHYQGTQPEAGTVPVSSRYSFACLSLPPQ